One Kineococcus aurantiacus genomic window carries:
- a CDS encoding TetR family transcriptional regulator — translation MTTTVGETRPAGPGRQRLHEAAVRLFAEHGVSGTSLQMIADAVGVTKAAVYYHYRTKDELVVGVVAPFIDRVFAVLESAEARRGHRARVETLVDGLVDVVVDARRLYVVAAVDPVIAHLHAAYPRMAELGDRMQQLLAGPGADAERRVAVVLFLSGLVGPIGDPTCRDVPDEELRRMLSDIGRRLLLPRRRPRRVSDPA, via the coding sequence GTGACGACGACGGTCGGCGAGACGCGACCGGCGGGTCCGGGACGGCAGCGGCTGCACGAGGCGGCGGTCCGGCTGTTCGCCGAGCACGGGGTCAGCGGGACGTCGCTGCAGATGATCGCCGACGCGGTCGGCGTCACCAAGGCCGCGGTCTACTACCACTACCGGACCAAGGACGAGCTGGTCGTCGGCGTCGTCGCCCCGTTCATCGACCGGGTCTTCGCGGTGCTGGAGTCCGCCGAGGCGCGCCGGGGGCACCGGGCCCGCGTCGAGACGCTCGTCGACGGCCTCGTCGACGTCGTCGTCGACGCGCGCCGGTTGTACGTCGTCGCGGCCGTGGACCCGGTCATCGCGCACCTGCACGCGGCCTACCCCCGGATGGCCGAGCTCGGTGACCGGATGCAGCAGCTCCTCGCCGGGCCCGGGGCGGACGCCGAGCGCCGGGTCGCCGTGGTGCTCTTCCTGTCCGGGCTGGTCGGGCCCATCGGCGACCCGACCTGCCGGGACGTCCCCGACGAGGAGCTGCGGCGGATGCTGTCGGACATCGGGCGGCGCCTCCTGCTGCCCCGCCGCCGCCCCCGGAGGGTCAGCGACCCCGCGTGA
- a CDS encoding MMPL family transporter, whose amino-acid sequence MATLLYRLGRFSARRHWQVLAVWAVLLAALAGLAFGLKQTAAQDTSFSIPGTQASDGLDLLEQKFSSGAGNATATVVFQAPAGQTLTGTNATVVQDLLADVRGLDGVASVSDPLSVQAPVLSRDQRIAAATVTFDGTVGDVTPEQVEALEAATDHDAGDVRVEVTSQVQTTEAGHASEAIGVAVAFLVLVLTYGALAAAGANLLTAGLGVGAGYLGIMALGKVVSLSTTTPALAGMLGLAVGIDYALFVFARTRTELRRGEGLDQAIAKATGTAGTAVVFAGTTVVIALVGLSVVDIPFLTQMGLAAAATVAVAVVVALTAVPAFLKVLGLKVLPRKERHRDPAGLRAIADSDDHATADLAGRGPLGRWARGVTKHPVVALLVAVVAVGAIAIPVASMRTALPSAENADPATSQRQAYDLLVEGFGPGSQSTLVVLVDGPEAAAVAAEVGPRIQALPDVVAVTPAVPSPDGTAQLITVVPGSGPTDERTSDLVRAIRSATGGTTGADVLVTGQTALDIDVTDALNDALPVYIAIIVVLALLLLIMLFRSLAVPLLATVGFLLSLGASLGSVVAIYQWGWLSDVFQVAQPGPLLSFMPVLVVGILFGLAMDYQMFLVSAIHEQHAHGRRPVDAVLAGFRRSAPVVVAAALIMSGVFVGFATSGDQVIGSIGMALTVGVLADALVVRMVIMPAALTLLGDAAWWLPRWAQRLVPNVDAEGRGLTELLAQEADAPAGLPAQRAGHQPERRHPEQAGQAGPAAEHHGVGAEQRVERLLQDLPLGLVGVVTDTAGNPLTGAALTVTDPTGRQVARTRSDDVGFYSLPLQAGGTYVLIVAASDARPVAHLVPVSDRTVRHDVRLLGSAALHGRLHDGHGPVAGAVLTLLDVQGSVVASTRSGDDGTYRFGDLVAGNYVLSVLSQTFRPVAQNLEVGHGHDVELDVALSHGGRLVGTVEAAGDGRPVQEASVTLVDDGGAVVDSAVTGDDGAFAFDDLSTGRYTVTAAGYSPVATGVDVPEAGHRDVEVRLGGERAVRHDPDGEPSRS is encoded by the coding sequence ATGGCCACCCTGCTCTACCGACTCGGCAGGTTCAGCGCCCGCCGCCACTGGCAGGTCCTGGCCGTCTGGGCCGTCCTCCTCGCCGCCCTCGCCGGCCTCGCCTTCGGCCTCAAGCAGACCGCCGCGCAGGACACCAGCTTCTCCATCCCCGGCACCCAGGCCAGCGACGGCCTGGACCTGCTGGAGCAGAAGTTCTCCAGCGGCGCCGGCAACGCCACCGCCACCGTCGTCTTCCAGGCCCCCGCCGGCCAGACGCTCACCGGGACCAACGCCACCGTCGTGCAGGACCTGCTCGCCGACGTGCGCGGGCTCGACGGCGTCGCCTCGGTCAGCGACCCGCTGTCCGTGCAGGCGCCGGTGCTCTCGCGCGACCAGCGCATCGCGGCCGCGACCGTCACCTTCGACGGCACCGTCGGTGACGTGACGCCCGAGCAGGTCGAGGCCCTGGAGGCGGCCACCGACCACGACGCCGGCGACGTCCGCGTCGAGGTGACCTCCCAGGTCCAGACCACCGAGGCCGGCCACGCCAGCGAGGCCATCGGCGTCGCCGTCGCCTTCCTCGTCCTCGTCCTCACCTACGGCGCGCTCGCGGCCGCGGGCGCGAACCTGCTGACCGCCGGGCTCGGCGTCGGCGCCGGGTACCTGGGGATCATGGCGCTGGGCAAGGTCGTCTCGCTGTCCACGACGACCCCCGCCCTGGCGGGCATGCTCGGCCTGGCGGTCGGCATCGACTACGCGCTGTTCGTCTTCGCCCGCACCCGGACCGAGCTGCGCCGCGGGGAGGGGCTGGACCAGGCCATCGCCAAGGCCACCGGCACCGCGGGCACCGCCGTCGTCTTCGCGGGCACCACCGTCGTCATCGCCCTCGTCGGGCTGTCGGTGGTGGACATCCCCTTCCTGACCCAGATGGGCCTGGCCGCGGCCGCCACCGTCGCCGTCGCCGTCGTCGTCGCCCTCACCGCCGTCCCCGCGTTCCTGAAGGTCCTGGGCCTGAAGGTGCTGCCCCGCAAGGAACGCCACCGCGACCCCGCGGGCCTGCGGGCCATCGCCGACAGCGACGACCACGCGACCGCCGACCTCGCCGGCCGGGGCCCGCTGGGCCGCTGGGCGCGCGGGGTGACCAAGCACCCCGTCGTCGCGCTGCTCGTCGCCGTCGTGGCCGTGGGGGCCATCGCCATCCCCGTCGCCTCGATGCGCACGGCCCTGCCCTCGGCCGAGAACGCCGACCCGGCGACCTCCCAGCGCCAGGCCTACGACCTGCTCGTCGAGGGTTTCGGGCCGGGGTCGCAGTCGACCCTCGTGGTCCTGGTCGACGGGCCCGAGGCGGCCGCCGTCGCCGCCGAGGTCGGCCCGCGCATCCAGGCCCTGCCCGACGTCGTGGCCGTGACGCCGGCGGTCCCCTCCCCCGACGGCACGGCGCAGCTCATCACCGTCGTCCCCGGGTCCGGCCCCACCGACGAGCGGACCTCGGACCTGGTGCGCGCCATCCGCTCCGCGACCGGCGGCACCACCGGCGCCGACGTCCTCGTCACGGGCCAGACGGCCCTGGACATCGACGTCACCGACGCCCTGAACGACGCCCTGCCGGTCTACATCGCCATCATCGTCGTGCTGGCGCTGCTGCTGCTCATCATGCTGTTCCGCTCCCTGGCGGTCCCGCTGCTGGCCACCGTCGGCTTCCTGCTGTCCCTGGGCGCCTCGCTCGGGTCGGTCGTGGCGATCTACCAGTGGGGGTGGCTGTCCGACGTCTTCCAGGTCGCCCAGCCCGGCCCGCTGCTGAGCTTCATGCCGGTCCTCGTCGTCGGGATCCTGTTCGGCCTGGCGATGGACTACCAGATGTTCCTCGTCTCGGCGATCCACGAGCAGCACGCCCACGGCCGCCGTCCCGTCGACGCCGTGCTCGCCGGGTTCCGCCGCTCCGCACCCGTCGTCGTGGCCGCCGCGCTCATCATGTCCGGCGTCTTCGTCGGGTTCGCCACGAGCGGTGACCAGGTCATCGGCTCCATCGGCATGGCCCTGACCGTCGGGGTCCTGGCCGACGCGCTCGTGGTGCGGATGGTCATCATGCCCGCCGCGCTCACCCTGCTGGGGGACGCGGCCTGGTGGCTGCCGCGGTGGGCGCAGCGCCTCGTCCCGAACGTCGACGCCGAGGGCCGCGGGCTCACCGAGCTCCTCGCCCAGGAGGCCGACGCCCCGGCCGGGCTGCCCGCGCAGCGCGCCGGGCACCAGCCCGAACGCCGCCACCCCGAGCAGGCCGGGCAGGCCGGGCCCGCCGCCGAGCACCACGGCGTCGGTGCCGAGCAGCGCGTCGAGCGGCTCCTGCAGGACCTCCCGCTCGGCCTCGTCGGGGTCGTCACCGACACCGCCGGGAACCCGCTGACCGGGGCGGCCCTCACCGTCACCGACCCCACCGGCCGGCAGGTCGCCCGGACGCGCTCGGACGACGTCGGGTTCTACTCCCTGCCCCTGCAGGCGGGCGGGACGTACGTGCTCATCGTCGCGGCGTCCGACGCCCGGCCCGTCGCGCACCTCGTGCCCGTCTCCGACCGCACCGTCCGGCACGACGTGCGGCTGCTGGGCAGCGCCGCGCTGCACGGGCGGCTGCACGACGGGCACGGGCCCGTCGCCGGGGCCGTCCTGACGCTGCTCGACGTGCAGGGCTCGGTCGTGGCCTCCACCCGCAGCGGCGACGACGGCACCTACCGCTTCGGCGACCTCGTCGCCGGGAACTACGTGCTGAGCGTGCTGTCGCAGACGTTCCGGCCCGTCGCGCAGAACCTCGAGGTCGGGCACGGGCACGACGTCGAGCTCGACGTGGCCCTCAGCCACGGCGGCCGCCTCGTCGGCACCGTCGAGGCCGCCGGCGACGGCCGCCCCGTCCAGGAGGCGTCCGTGACCCTCGTCGACGACGGCGGCGCGGTCGTCGACTCCGCCGTCACCGGCGACGACGGCGCGTTCGCGTTCGACGACCTGTCCACCGGCCGGTACACGGTGACGGCCGCGGGGTACTCGCCGGTCGCCACGGGCGTGGACGTCCCCGAGGCCGGGCACCGCGACGTCGAGGTCCGCCTCGGCGGGGAGCGGGCCGTGCGGCACGACCCGGACGGGGAACCCTCGCGGTCCTGA
- the aroC gene encoding chorismate synthase has product MLRWLTSGESHGPALAGILEGLPAGVEVDSAQIRRALARRRLGHGRGARMNFEQDELEVIGGIRHGLTQGGPIALRIGNTEWPRWSEVMAADPADADGRRYDEPGRIPARGRSAPLTRPRPGHADLTGMQKYGFADARPVLERASARETATRVALGEVARAFLAQTVGAEVVSHVVSIGTQAVAEGTVPARGSLAAIDADPVRCADPEASARMVAEIDQAHSEGDTLGGVVEVVVHDLPPGLGSYVHWDRKLDARLAAALMGVQAIKGVEVGDGFETARRRGSAAHDEIERVEDGTGGFTVRRRTDRAGGLEGGMTNGEVLRVRAAMKPISTVPRALDTVDTASGGAAQAIAQRSDVCAVPAAGVVAEAMVALVLADAVVEKFGGDNVEQVRANVRSYLDGLTVKVAPTA; this is encoded by the coding sequence GTGTTGCGCTGGCTGACCTCTGGTGAATCGCACGGCCCCGCCCTGGCGGGGATCCTCGAAGGCCTGCCCGCGGGCGTGGAGGTCGACAGCGCGCAGATCCGCCGGGCCCTGGCCCGCCGGCGGCTGGGCCACGGCCGCGGCGCCCGGATGAACTTCGAGCAGGACGAGCTGGAGGTCATCGGCGGCATCCGCCACGGCCTGACCCAGGGCGGCCCGATCGCGCTGCGCATCGGCAACACCGAGTGGCCCCGCTGGTCGGAGGTCATGGCCGCCGACCCCGCCGACGCCGACGGCCGCCGCTACGACGAGCCCGGCCGCATCCCCGCCCGCGGCCGCTCCGCCCCGCTGACCCGCCCGCGCCCCGGCCACGCCGACCTGACGGGCATGCAGAAGTACGGCTTCGCCGACGCCCGGCCCGTCCTCGAACGCGCCTCGGCGCGCGAGACCGCCACCCGCGTCGCGCTCGGCGAGGTCGCCCGCGCCTTCCTGGCCCAGACCGTCGGCGCCGAGGTCGTCTCCCACGTCGTCTCCATCGGGACCCAGGCCGTCGCCGAGGGCACCGTCCCGGCCCGCGGGTCGCTCGCCGCGATCGACGCCGACCCGGTCCGCTGCGCCGACCCCGAGGCCAGCGCCCGGATGGTCGCCGAGATCGACCAGGCCCACAGCGAGGGCGACACCCTCGGCGGTGTCGTCGAGGTCGTCGTGCACGACCTGCCGCCGGGCCTGGGCTCCTACGTCCACTGGGACCGCAAGCTCGACGCGCGCCTGGCCGCCGCCCTCATGGGCGTGCAGGCCATCAAGGGCGTCGAGGTCGGCGACGGCTTCGAGACCGCCCGCCGCCGCGGGTCGGCGGCCCACGACGAGATCGAGCGCGTCGAGGACGGCACGGGCGGTTTCACCGTCCGCCGCCGCACCGACCGCGCCGGCGGCCTCGAGGGCGGGATGACCAACGGCGAGGTCCTGCGGGTCCGCGCCGCCATGAAGCCCATCTCCACCGTCCCCCGCGCCCTGGACACCGTCGACACCGCCTCCGGCGGGGCGGCGCAGGCCATCGCGCAGCGCTCGGACGTGTGCGCGGTGCCCGCCGCCGGGGTCGTCGCCGAGGCGATGGTCGCCCTCGTGCTGGCCGACGCGGTCGTGGAGAAGTTCGGCGGCGACAACGTCGAGCAGGTCCGCGCCAACGTGCGCAGCTACCTCGACGGCCTCACCGTCAAGGTCGCCCCCACCGCCTGA
- a CDS encoding Lrp/AsnC family transcriptional regulator, with protein MSSVRRLDSIDARILLALDEDPRATVLGLSRELGLARGTVQAHLERLESDGVLHRFSRRLAPAALGFSVSAFVMIEIHQGQQDDTLRRLRETPEVLEVHGITGDGDLMCRVVARDADDLYRVGQELLSIPGVVRTRTSLAMRELVPYRVDPLLSDLAD; from the coding sequence ATGTCGTCCGTGCGCCGTCTCGACTCCATCGATGCCCGGATCCTCCTCGCGCTCGACGAGGACCCGCGGGCCACCGTCCTGGGCCTGTCGCGCGAGCTGGGCCTGGCCCGCGGCACGGTGCAGGCCCACCTGGAACGGCTCGAGTCCGACGGCGTCCTGCACCGGTTCTCGCGGCGGCTCGCGCCGGCCGCGCTGGGCTTCTCCGTCTCGGCGTTCGTGATGATCGAGATCCACCAGGGTCAGCAGGACGACACCCTGCGGCGGCTGCGCGAGACCCCCGAGGTGCTGGAGGTCCACGGCATCACCGGCGACGGCGACCTCATGTGCCGCGTCGTGGCCCGCGACGCCGACGACCTGTACCGGGTCGGGCAGGAGCTGCTGTCGATCCCCGGCGTCGTGCGCACGCGCACCTCCCTGGCCATGCGCGAGCTGGTCCCCTACCGGGTCGACCCGCTGCTGAGCGACCTCGCCGACTGA
- a CDS encoding LacI family DNA-binding transcriptional regulator — translation MAERMTISQLAAAAQVSVPTVSKVLNGRPDVASGTRARVEAAIQRHGYQRRRAATPRGPRLIDLVFNELGNPWALEVIRGVEGAAREQGVEVVLSECSGARTPRQEWLDSVLERRPTGVIMVFSDLDLDQRTQLEARSIPFVVVDPVGEEQSDVPSVGSANFSGGQQATRHLLDLGHRRVAVIGGPPETLASRARVGGYRDALARYGVPVDEALVRHGNFFVEDGHDEALSLLTGPNPPTAIFAGNDLQALGVYRAARELGLHVPDDLSVVGYDDLPVARWVGPELTTVHQPLTRMAAAATGLLLTLAAGEEPPALRMDLAVDLVVRGSTAPPRPRAG, via the coding sequence ATGGCCGAGCGCATGACCATCTCGCAGCTCGCCGCTGCCGCCCAGGTCTCCGTCCCCACGGTCTCGAAGGTCCTCAACGGGCGTCCGGACGTGGCCAGCGGGACCCGGGCCCGCGTCGAGGCCGCCATCCAGCGCCACGGCTACCAGCGCCGCCGCGCCGCCACCCCCCGCGGTCCCCGGCTGATCGACCTCGTCTTCAACGAGCTCGGCAACCCCTGGGCCCTGGAGGTCATCCGGGGGGTCGAGGGCGCGGCCCGGGAGCAGGGCGTGGAGGTCGTGCTCTCGGAGTGCTCCGGGGCGCGCACCCCCCGACAGGAGTGGCTCGACAGCGTCCTCGAGCGGCGCCCCACCGGCGTGATCATGGTGTTCTCCGACCTCGACCTCGACCAGCGGACCCAGCTGGAGGCGCGCAGCATCCCCTTCGTCGTCGTCGACCCCGTCGGCGAGGAGCAGAGCGACGTCCCCTCCGTCGGCTCGGCGAACTTCAGCGGCGGTCAGCAGGCCACCCGTCACCTCCTCGACCTCGGCCACCGCCGCGTCGCCGTCATCGGCGGACCGCCCGAGACCCTGGCCAGCCGGGCGCGCGTGGGGGGCTACCGCGACGCGCTCGCCCGGTACGGGGTGCCCGTCGACGAGGCGCTGGTCCGCCACGGGAACTTCTTCGTCGAGGACGGCCACGACGAGGCGCTGAGCCTCCTGACCGGCCCGAACCCGCCGACGGCGATCTTCGCGGGCAACGACCTGCAGGCCCTCGGCGTCTACCGGGCCGCGCGGGAACTGGGCCTGCACGTCCCCGACGACCTCTCCGTCGTGGGGTACGACGACCTGCCCGTGGCCCGCTGGGTCGGCCCCGAGCTGACGACGGTGCACCAGCCCCTGACCCGGATGGCCGCCGCCGCCACCGGGCTGCTCCTCACCCTCGCCGCCGGGGAGGAACCCCCCGCGCTGCGGATGGACCTCGCCGTGGACCTCGTCGTCCGCGGCAGCACCGCCCCGCCGCGGCCCCGGGCCGGCTAG
- a CDS encoding ArsR/SmtB family transcription factor, whose translation MDEDSRCTLGVDSQYVEVAAEVFSLLSDPTRIRLVLALRGTELSVNHLAELVGKSPTAVSQHLAKLRWGRVVTTRQDGNRVFYRLVDEHARTLVAEAVRHAERSLEPRTAHERAGVGCPR comes from the coding sequence ATGGACGAAGATTCGAGGTGCACGCTCGGCGTGGACAGCCAGTACGTCGAGGTGGCCGCCGAGGTGTTCTCGCTGCTGTCCGACCCCACCCGCATCCGCCTCGTGCTGGCCCTGCGCGGGACCGAGCTGTCCGTCAACCACCTCGCCGAGCTCGTCGGCAAGAGCCCCACCGCGGTGTCCCAGCACCTGGCCAAGCTGCGCTGGGGCCGGGTCGTGACCACCCGGCAGGACGGCAACCGCGTCTTCTACCGCCTCGTCGACGAGCACGCCCGCACGCTCGTCGCCGAAGCCGTCCGCCACGCCGAGCGGTCCCTCGAACCGCGCACGGCCCACGAGCGCGCCGGCGTGGGGTGCCCCCGGTGA
- a CDS encoding endo-1,4-beta-xylanase, giving the protein MRLSRSLLVGALGVTAVLCTPATALAAAPTSAPSLYKSSPADSLRNLDKPFGLRIGTAVNTDLLASDPQYAQLTAQQFDSVTAENVMKWEAVEPQRGTLDFAAADRLVDFARANKQRVRGHTLVWHSQLPSWLQATITSTTDAAGNRVDTSSLPASELKALLKKHVQDEVGHFKGRIWQWDVVNEAFNEDGTPRQDIWYQAWGGMGYIADAFRWAHEADPKAELFYNDYNIEYTGPKSNAVHALAKELKAERVPIDGVGFQTHLDTQYGFPDLQANLQRFADLGLFVAETEVDVRSILPVTAEVQAAQTSYWRQTLQACLAVKNCISYTVWGFGDAYSWVPGTFPGQGAANLYDEDLAPKPQYTALQDVLRTTRAPHRAESGGGWA; this is encoded by the coding sequence ATGCGCTTGAGCCGATCCCTCCTGGTCGGGGCCCTCGGGGTCACCGCCGTCCTGTGCACCCCGGCGACCGCCCTCGCCGCCGCGCCGACCTCGGCGCCCTCGCTCTACAAGAGCTCCCCCGCCGACTCCCTGCGCAACCTCGACAAGCCCTTCGGCCTGCGCATCGGCACGGCCGTCAACACCGACCTGCTCGCCTCCGACCCGCAGTACGCGCAGCTCACCGCGCAGCAGTTCGACTCCGTGACCGCGGAGAACGTCATGAAGTGGGAGGCCGTGGAACCCCAGCGCGGAACCCTCGACTTCGCCGCCGCCGACCGCCTCGTCGACTTCGCCCGCGCCAACAAGCAGCGCGTGCGCGGACACACCCTCGTCTGGCACAGCCAGCTCCCTTCGTGGCTGCAGGCCACGATCACCTCCACCACCGACGCCGCGGGCAACCGGGTCGACACCTCGAGCCTGCCGGCGAGCGAGCTGAAGGCGCTGCTGAAGAAGCACGTCCAGGACGAGGTCGGCCACTTCAAGGGCCGCATCTGGCAGTGGGACGTCGTCAACGAGGCCTTCAACGAGGACGGCACCCCGCGCCAGGACATCTGGTACCAGGCCTGGGGCGGCATGGGCTACATCGCCGACGCCTTCCGCTGGGCCCACGAGGCCGACCCGAAGGCCGAGCTGTTCTACAACGACTACAACATCGAGTACACCGGTCCCAAGAGCAACGCCGTCCACGCGCTCGCGAAGGAGCTCAAGGCCGAGCGCGTGCCGATCGACGGCGTCGGGTTCCAGACCCACCTCGACACCCAGTACGGGTTCCCGGACCTGCAGGCCAACCTGCAGCGCTTCGCCGACCTGGGCCTGTTCGTCGCCGAGACCGAGGTCGACGTCCGCAGCATCCTGCCGGTGACGGCCGAGGTGCAGGCCGCGCAGACCTCGTACTGGAGGCAGACCCTGCAGGCCTGCCTCGCGGTGAAGAACTGCATCTCCTACACCGTGTGGGGTTTCGGCGACGCCTACTCGTGGGTCCCCGGCACCTTCCCCGGCCAGGGGGCGGCGAACCTCTACGACGAGGACCTCGCCCCCAAGCCGCAGTACACCGCGCTGCAGGACGTGCTGCGCACCACCCGGGCCCCGCACCGCGCGGAGTCCGGCGGCGGCTGGGCCTGA
- a CDS encoding bifunctional 3-phenylpropionate/cinnamic acid dioxygenase ferredoxin subunit, whose translation MAEVTRVVACPLAQLPPGEVLRLDRAELRAPVSVFNVDGELYAIDDTCTHADESLSEGWVEDCAVECPRHASAFDLRTGQPSSPPAITPVRTHLVEVVDGDVVVEVGTPRPR comes from the coding sequence ATGGCCGAGGTGACGAGGGTCGTGGCGTGCCCGCTGGCGCAGCTGCCGCCGGGTGAGGTGCTCCGCCTCGACCGGGCGGAGCTGCGCGCACCGGTGTCGGTCTTCAACGTCGACGGGGAGCTGTACGCGATCGACGACACCTGCACCCACGCCGACGAGTCCCTGTCCGAGGGCTGGGTCGAGGACTGCGCCGTGGAGTGCCCGCGGCACGCCTCGGCGTTCGACCTGCGCACCGGGCAGCCGTCGAGCCCCCCGGCGATCACGCCCGTGCGCACGCACCTGGTCGAGGTCGTCGACGGGGACGTGGTGGTCGAGGTGGGGACGCCCCGCCCGCGCTGA
- a CDS encoding YnfA family protein produces the protein MTARSVLLFALAALCEIGGAWLVWQGLREHRGWAWVGAGVVALGLYGVVATLQPEAGFGRTLAAYGGVFVAGSLTWGVLVDGYRPDRWDVAGALVCLAGVGVIVYAPRGGA, from the coding sequence GTGACCGCGCGCTCGGTCCTGCTGTTCGCCCTCGCGGCCCTGTGCGAGATCGGCGGGGCCTGGCTCGTGTGGCAGGGCCTGCGCGAGCACCGCGGCTGGGCCTGGGTCGGGGCCGGGGTCGTCGCCCTGGGCCTGTACGGGGTCGTGGCGACCCTGCAGCCGGAGGCCGGGTTCGGCCGCACCCTCGCCGCCTACGGCGGGGTGTTCGTCGCGGGGTCCCTGACCTGGGGCGTCCTCGTCGACGGCTACCGGCCCGACCGCTGGGACGTCGCCGGGGCCCTCGTGTGCCTCGCCGGGGTCGGCGTGATCGTGTACGCGCCGCGCGGCGGGGCCTGA
- a CDS encoding heavy metal translocating P-type ATPase: protein MTLAPDAARDAARDAAPAGRELPRPPSVLRTGARLPEVRWAGLALALFLLGGALQLAGAPSGASWAAYLACYAAGGWEPGWAGLRALREKTFDVDLLMVLAAVAAAAIGQVLDGALLIVIFATSGAVEAVITQRTADSVGSLLGLTPERATRLDAAGAEEPVDVADLAVGDLVLVRPGERVGADGTVVEGLSEVDQQAVTGESVPVPRGPGDTVLSGTLNGTGALRVRVEREAGESVIARVVAMVEQASATKARTQLFVERVEQRYSLGVVAATLLLLAVPVLLGATFESALLRAITFMIVASPCAVVLATMPPLLSATANAGRHGVLVKSATVLEAAGRTTVVAFDKTGTLTEGAPEVTAVRGHGAFTEDRVLRAAAAAEQSSEHVLGRAVLRATRERGLDVPAAQDFRALPGRGVVARVEGHEVRVERADRAGAGEGTGGGTGGDGDAGVGTVVGVHLDGHRIGTITLVDRLRPAAPAAVAACAALTGRPVHLLTGDDDAAAAHVAARTGTGVVHARVLPEDKVRVVTGLQDAGERVLLVGDGVNDAPALATAATGVAMGRRGSDLALDAADVVLVRDEVDAVPRLVALSRRAHRVVVANLVVAAAFIVVLVTWDLVGELPLPLAVAGHEGSTVLVALNGLRLLRARAWDRAVPGPGR, encoded by the coding sequence GTGACCCTCGCCCCCGACGCCGCCCGCGACGCCGCCCGCGACGCCGCGCCCGCCGGGCGCGAACTGCCCCGCCCGCCCTCGGTCCTGCGCACCGGTGCCCGGCTCCCCGAGGTCCGCTGGGCCGGGCTCGCCCTCGCCCTGTTCCTGCTCGGCGGCGCGCTGCAGCTGGCCGGCGCCCCCAGCGGGGCGTCCTGGGCGGCCTACCTCGCCTGCTACGCCGCCGGCGGCTGGGAGCCCGGCTGGGCCGGGCTGCGGGCGCTGCGGGAGAAGACGTTCGACGTCGACCTGCTCATGGTCCTCGCCGCCGTCGCCGCCGCCGCGATCGGCCAGGTCCTCGACGGCGCCCTGCTCATCGTGATCTTCGCCACCTCCGGCGCCGTCGAGGCCGTCATCACCCAGCGCACGGCCGACTCCGTCGGCTCCCTGCTCGGCCTGACCCCCGAACGGGCCACCCGGCTCGACGCGGCGGGCGCGGAGGAACCCGTCGACGTCGCCGACCTGGCCGTCGGCGACCTCGTGCTGGTCCGCCCCGGTGAACGCGTCGGCGCCGACGGCACCGTCGTCGAGGGCCTGTCCGAGGTCGACCAGCAGGCCGTCACCGGCGAGTCCGTGCCCGTCCCCCGCGGTCCCGGCGACACCGTCCTGTCCGGCACCCTCAACGGCACCGGGGCCCTGCGGGTCCGCGTCGAGCGGGAGGCCGGCGAGTCCGTCATCGCCCGCGTCGTGGCGATGGTGGAGCAGGCCTCGGCCACCAAGGCCCGCACGCAGCTGTTCGTCGAGCGCGTCGAGCAGCGCTACTCCCTCGGCGTCGTCGCGGCGACCCTGCTCCTGCTCGCCGTCCCGGTGCTGCTGGGCGCCACCTTCGAGTCGGCCCTGCTGCGGGCCATCACCTTCATGATCGTCGCCTCGCCGTGCGCCGTCGTCCTGGCCACCATGCCGCCCCTGCTGTCGGCCACGGCCAACGCCGGCCGGCACGGCGTCCTGGTGAAGTCGGCGACCGTCCTGGAGGCCGCCGGGCGCACGACCGTCGTCGCCTTCGACAAGACCGGGACCCTCACCGAGGGCGCCCCCGAGGTCACCGCCGTCCGCGGGCACGGCGCGTTCACCGAGGACCGGGTGCTGCGCGCCGCCGCGGCCGCCGAGCAGTCCAGCGAGCACGTCCTGGGCCGCGCGGTCCTGCGCGCCACCCGCGAGCGCGGCCTCGACGTCCCCGCCGCCCAGGACTTCCGGGCGCTGCCCGGGCGCGGGGTCGTGGCCCGGGTCGAGGGCCACGAGGTCCGCGTCGAGCGCGCCGACCGGGCCGGCGCCGGCGAGGGCACCGGTGGGGGCACCGGCGGGGACGGGGACGCCGGGGTCGGCACCGTCGTGGGCGTCCACCTCGACGGCCACCGCATCGGGACGATCACCCTCGTCGACCGCCTGCGCCCCGCCGCACCCGCCGCCGTCGCCGCCTGCGCCGCGCTGACCGGCCGCCCCGTGCACCTGCTGACGGGCGACGACGACGCGGCCGCCGCCCACGTCGCCGCCCGCACCGGCACCGGCGTCGTGCACGCCCGGGTGCTGCCCGAGGACAAGGTGCGCGTCGTCACCGGGCTCCAGGACGCCGGCGAACGGGTCCTGCTCGTCGGGGACGGCGTCAACGACGCCCCCGCGCTCGCCACCGCCGCCACGGGCGTCGCCATGGGCCGGCGCGGGTCCGACCTGGCCCTGGACGCCGCCGACGTCGTCCTCGTGCGCGACGAGGTCGACGCCGTCCCCCGGCTCGTGGCGCTGTCCCGCCGCGCCCACCGGGTCGTCGTGGCGAACCTGGTCGTCGCGGCCGCGTTCATCGTCGTGCTCGTCACGTGGGACCTCGTGGGGGAGCTGCCGCTGCCGCTGGCCGTGGCCGGGCACGAGGGCTCGACGGTCCTGGTCGCGCTCAACGGCCTGCGGCTGCTGCGGGCCCGCGCCTGGGACCGCGCCGTGCCGGGACCGGGCCGGTGA